One Lemur catta isolate mLemCat1 chromosome 15, mLemCat1.pri, whole genome shotgun sequence genomic window carries:
- the LOC123620356 gene encoding C-C motif chemokine 18-like — protein MRGLAAALLVLLCTMALCSCAQDSVSAATCCFSFTSRQIPRKSVVAYHKTSDKCPTPGIIFVTKRGLQICANPSNAWVRDYIRDLEQNS, from the exons ATGAGGGGCCTCGCAGCTGCTCTCCTCGTCCTCCTCTGCACCATGGCCCTCTGCTCCTGTGCCCAGG ACAGCGTCAGCGCAGCCACCTGCTGCTTCTCTTTCACTTCTCGGCAGATACCCCGCAAATCTGTGGTCGCCTATCATAAGACCAGTGACAAGTGCCCCACACCTGGCATCAT CTTTGTCACAAAAAGGGGCCTGCAAATCTGTGCCAATCCCAGCAATGCCTGGGTCCGGGACTACATCAGGGACCTGGAGCAGAACTCCTGA
- the LOC123620357 gene encoding C-C motif chemokine 3-like, with product MQVPVAALAILFFTEALSPHTCSASFGAGTPTACCFSYISRQLPLKFVDDYSETSSQCSKPAVIFLTKRGRQVCADPSEAWVQEYVTNLELNA from the exons ATGCAGGTGCCCGTGGCCGCCCTTGCCATCCTGTTCTTCACGGAGGCCCTCTCCCCCCACACCTGCTCTGCCTCAT TTGGAGCCGGCACCCCGACCGCCTGCTGTTTCTCCTATATCTCCCGGCAGCTTCCACTCAAATTTGTGGACGACTATTCTGAGACCAGCAGCCAATGCTCCAAGCCAGCTGTCAT CTTCCTCACCAAGAGAGGCCGGCAGGTCTGTGCTGACCCCAGTGAGGCCTGGGTCCAGGAATATGTCACCAACCTCGAGCTGAATGCCTGA
- the LOC123620358 gene encoding C-C motif chemokine 3-like, producing the protein MKVSMAAAAILLCTMALFNQVFSAPFGADTPTACCFSYTSRQIPRKFVVDYFETSSQCAKPGVIFLTRRDRQICADPSEAWVQEYINDLELNA; encoded by the exons ATGAAGGTCTCCATGGCTGCTGCTGCCATCCTTCTCTGCACCATGGCTCTCTTCAACCAGGTCTTCTCTGCACCAT TTGGTGCCGACACCCCGACTGCCTGCTGCTTCTCCTATACCTCCCGGCAGATTCCACGCAAATTCGTAGTTGACTATTTTGAGACCAGCAGCCAGTGCGCCAAGCCAGGTGTCAT CTTCCTAACCAGGAGAGACCGACAGATCTGTGCTGACCCCAGTGAGGCCTGGGTCCAGGAATACATCAATGACCTGGAGCTGAATGCCTGA